The following are encoded together in the Oncorhynchus kisutch isolate 150728-3 linkage group LG8, Okis_V2, whole genome shotgun sequence genome:
- the LOC109895438 gene encoding lysyl oxidase homolog 1 → MMMLPLVVMSLVCVLLGSGWAQAQDQAVGQDGAATPWRQMIQWENNGRRFSLLNSGAEYVPAGAQDQERSHRVVVADSRPRTPRRPQGGNVHRQAPSRGGSETVRGQARHPFGFGQVPDNWRQGSVGTGSTNPRFRPSTGSSSSSSSSFSSSYNVPVQPYPQYPFPQQPYPLPYDPSVVEGAGRGYAEPPFQRATGGGYGAGGGGYGAGGGGFGAGGGGYVGVGGGYTGVGYGTGAGLAPVVPRSPQDYGEDGYRYYQSYSYGPNPAVPAMPAVPARAAQPPFSDGLDRRYTHSLYNGGEDPAAAADTVPAAPDRTVAGAQPPVRSPQYEQFPPFGRPQVQPQPPFLPPVVPGRNPNTAVENPSVNVGSVYRPEQRGLPDLVPDPNYVQASTYIQRAHMYSLRCAAEEKCLASTAYSAETTDYDVRVLLRFPQRVKNQGTADFMPNRPRHTWEWHSCHQHYHSMDEFSHYDLLEVTTGRKVAEGHKASFCLEDTTCDFGHLKRYACTSHTQGLSPGCYDTYNADIDCQWIDITDIQPGNYILKLQVNPKYLILESDFTNNVVRCNIHYTGRFVTTTNCKISQS, encoded by the exons ATGATGATGCTGCCTCTTGTTGTGATGAGCTTGGTGTGTGTACTACTGGGCTCCGGATGGGCCCAGGCCCAGGACCAGGCTGTGGGGCAGGATGGCGCTGCCACCCCCTGGAGACAAATGATCCAGTGGGAGAACAACGGCCGGAGGTTCAGTCTCCTCAACAGTGGAGCTGAGTACGTCCCTGCCGGAGCACAGGACCAGGAGAGAAGTCACAGAGTGGTGGTGGCTGACTCTCGCCCCCGAACCCCCCGCAGACCACAAGGTGGGAATGTACACAGGCAGGCCCCCTCCAGGGGAGGCTCGGAGACCGTGAGAGGACAGGCCAGACATCCATTTGGCTTCGGACAGGTGCCCGACAACTGGCGCCAGGGCTCCGTGGGGACAGGCTCCACCAACCCCCGCTTCAGGCCATCCACTGGGTCCTCTTCATCGTCCTCATCATCCTTCTCATCTTCCTACAACGTCCCTGTCCAACCCTACCCGCAATACCCCTTCCCTCAGCAGCCCTACCCCCTGCCCTATGATCCCAGTGTGGTGGAGGGAGCAGGTCGGGGCTACGCGGAGCCACCCTTCCAGAGGGCCACAGGTGGAGGCTATGGTGCTGGTGGTGGAGGATACGGTGCTGGTGGTGGAGGATTCGGTGCTGGTGGTGGAGGATATGTTGGTGTCGGTGGAGGATACACTGGAGTCGGGTATGGAACGGGTGCTGGTCTGGCCCCTGTGGTTCCACGCTCCCCACAGGACTATGGTGAGGATGGCTACCGTTACTACCAGTCCTATAGCTACGGGCCCAACCCTGCCGTACCTGCCATGCCTGCTGTGCCAGCACGGGCTGCCCAGCCACCCTTCTCAGATGGCCTGGaccgcagatacacacacagcctctacAATGGAGGAGAAGATCCTGCTGCCGCTGCCGACACAGTGCCCGCTGCCCCAGACAGGACAGTGGCTGGCGCTCAGCCTCCAGTACGAAGTCCCCAATACGAGCAGTTCCCCCCGTTCGGTAGGCCCCAGGTGCAGCCACAGCCTCCTTTCCTTCCGCCTGTGGTGCCAGGAAGAAACCCCAACACGGCCGTGGAGAACCCCAGCGTCAACGTCGGGAGTGTCTACCGGCCGGAACAGAGAG GTTTGCCAGACCTGGTTCCTGATCCCAACTATGTGCAGGCCTCCACGTATATCCAGAGGGCTCACATGTACTCTCTCCGCTGTGCTGCCGAGGAGAAATGCTTGGCAAG CACTGCCTACAGCGCTGAGACTACAGACTATGACGTCAGAGTCCTGCTTCGCTTCCCACAGAGGGTTAAGAACCAGGGGACAGCTGACTTCATGCCCAACCGACCTCGACACACCTGGGAGTGGCACAGCTGCCATCA ACACTACCACAGCATGGATGAGTTCAGCCACTATGACCTGCTGGAGGTCACCACAGGAAGAAAGGTGGCTGAGGGACACAAGGCCAGCTTCTGTCTGGAGGACACCACCTGTGACTTTGGTCACCTGAAGCGTTATGCCTGCACATCTCACACTCAG GGTCTGAGTCCGGGCTGCTACGATACGTACAACGCTGATATTGATTGCCAATGGATCGATATAACAGACATCCAACCTGGGAACTACATACTAAAG CTCCAGGTCAACCCCAAGTACCTTATCTTGGAGTCTGACTTCACCAACAATGTGGTGAGGTGCAATATCCACTACACGGGACGATTCGTCACAACAACCAACTGCAAGATATCTCA GTCCTGA